Proteins from one Sabethes cyaneus chromosome 2, idSabCyanKW18_F2, whole genome shotgun sequence genomic window:
- the LOC128738669 gene encoding mpv17-like protein 2 has product MHKLTHSLVSRLSTRNFKRVYSALPSPEKRQPKAAQRVWKSLFGRYLLVTNTVSSGLLMMLGDIVAQEIEQRNDGALHKPYDWKRIGCMTIVGISQGPLHHYLYMWMDRALPGVDMKTVFRKIGLDQFVMSPIFIISYLYSAGLLEGNSMRHCTDELKAKYWTIYAADWLIWPPTQFINFYLLGPQYRVLYINAITMLYNIFLCYIKHNDNLTLTFGD; this is encoded by the exons ATGCATAAGTTGACGCACAGTCTGGTTTCGCGATTAAGCACGCGCAACTTTAAACGTGTGTACTCAGCACTTCCTTCTCCGGAAAAACGACAGCCGAAAGCAGCGCAACGAGTATGGAAATCTCTTTTCGGTCGTTATCTTCTGGTTACCAACACCGTCAGCTCCGGACTACTTATGATGTTGGGTGATATTGTCGCGCAGGAAATCGAGCAGCGTAACGATGGTGCGTTGCACAAACCGTACGACTGGAAGCGAATAG GCTGTATGACAATAGTTGGCATATCACAAGGTCCGTTACACCACTACCTCTATATGTGGATGGATCGGGCTCTGCCAGGAGTAGATATGAAAACAGTATTCCGAAAGATTGGTCTGGATCAGTTTGTGATGTCACCGATCTTCATTATCAGTTACCTGTACAGTGCCGGATTATTGGAAGGTAACAGCATGAGACACTGCACCGACGAACTAAAAGCAAAGTATTGGACCATTTACGCCGCTGATTGGTTGATATGGCCACCAACACAGTTCATCAACTTTTATCTTCTTGGTCCGCAATATCGTGTACTCTATATTAATGCAATCACTATGTTGTACAATATCTTTCTTTGCTACATCAAGCACAATGATAACCTTACATTAACATTTGGAGACTAG
- the LOC128734886 gene encoding N-acetylgalactosaminyltransferase 6-like isoform X1 — protein sequence MKVQRAFRQIKHSAYRKIRKATINAWALKVLFVVSCMIITVLLIIHKYQSLSNFKKSLLYRYASDVPFFDGGPRNIDGIRVDWHDYAFIEYETEREGPGEHGKPVRLQRPEDVKLNKKLYKENGYSAVISDKIAIDRSIPDIRHPQCRQKRYLQDLPNVSVIIIFYNEHWSTLLRTIYSVLNRSPEHLLKEIILINDHSTKNFLWKPLRNFVESELAPKVKLIDLPERSGLITARLEGANVASGDVLIVLDSHTEVNVNWLPPLIEPIAQDYRTVVCPFIDVISHETFEYRSQDEGKRGAFDWKFYYKRLPLRPGDASDPTEPFESPVMAGGLFAISAKFFWELGGYDEGLDIWGGEQYELSFKIWQCGGRMVDAPCSRVGHVYRGHSPFPNPRGVNFVTRNFKRVAEVWMDEYKQFLYDRNPQFDKIDAGDLTEQKALREKLQCKPFKWFLEVVAPDLLLRYPLRDPLPFASGRIHSIANPRLCLDSLNHKAKQPIGVFGCADNKTHPQNNQFFTLTHYRDIRVASVEKCLDASEDESEVILFNCHESQGNQLWQYDLDNHLIRHGKPVRNQCLDLVGKKVTVSRCDHRKKTQRWEWGFANITMLRNWEKYGAKLHA from the exons ATGAAAGTGCAGCGAGCGTTTAGACAAATTAAGCACTCTGCTTATCGAAAG ATTCGCAAAGCCACCATCAACGCATGGGCACTGAAGGTTCTGTTCGTGGTTTCGTGCATGATCATCACCGTGCTGCTCATCATCCACAAGTACCAGAGCCTATCGAATTTCAAAAAGTCACTTCTCTACCGGTACGCGAGTGATGTGCCATTTTTCGACGGCGGTCCTCGGAACATCGACGGCATACGGGTAGACTGGCATGACTATGCGTTTATCGAGTACGAAACCGAACGAGAAGGGCCGGGTGAGCACGGCAAACCGGTCAGATTGCAGCGACCCGAAGATGTCAAACTGAACAAGAAGCTGTACAAAGAGAATGGCTATTCAGCTGTAATCAGTGATAAGATCGCTATAGACCGATCGATACCCGACATTCGACATCCTCA GTGCCGACAGAAACGCTACCTGCAGGATTTACCGAATGTCAGTGTGATCATTATATTCTACAACGAGCATTGGAGCACATTGTTACGAACCATTTACAGTGTATTGAATCGATCTCCAGAGCATTTGCTCAAAGAAATCATACTGATCAACGACCATAGCACCAAAAATTTCCTCTGGAAACCACTACGTAATTTCGTAGAAAGTGAACTTGCCCCGAAGGTCAAACTAATTGACCTTCCGGAGCGGTCGGGGTTGATTACCGCCAGGTTGGAAGGAGCCAATGTTGCAAGCGGAGATGTACTGATCGTTCTTGATTCACATACCGAGGTTAATGTGAACTGGCTACCACCTTTGATCG AACCAATCGCTCAAGACTACAGGACGGTAGTGTGTCCGTTCATTGACGTAATCTCGCACGAAACTTTTGAATATCGTTCCCAGGATGAAGGCAAGCGTGGTGCATTCGATTGGAAGTTTTATTACAAACGTTTACCGTTAAGACCGGGCGACGCAAGCGATCCTACCGAACCGTTCGAAAGTCCTGTTATGGCTGGGGGTCTATTTGCAATTAGCGCCAAGTTTTTCTGGGAGCTTGGCGGTTACGATGAAGGCCTCGATATTTGGGGAGGTGAACAGTATGAATTGAGTTTCAAAATATGGCAATGTGGAGGCCGAATGGTGGATGCTCCGTGCTCCCGTGTTGGGCATGTGTACCGTGGCCATTCACCATTTCCAAACCCAAGAGGCGTAAATTTTGTGACAAGAAACTTCAAACGAGTGGCAGAGGTTTGGATGGACGAGTACAAACAGTTCCTGTACGATAGGAATCCTCAATTTGACAAAATCGATGCGGGAGACCTTACCGAACAGAAAGCATTGAGGGAAAAACTGCAGTGTAAACCTTTCAAATGGTTTCTAGAAGTAGTTGCCCCTGATCTATTGCTGCGGTATCCTTTGCGGGACCCGTTACCCTTTGCTTCGGGTCGAATTCACAGTATAGCCAATCCTAGGTTATGCCTTGATTCCTTGAATCATAAAGCTAAGCAGCCGATCGGAGTATTCGGTTGCGCGGACAACAAAACCCATCCgcaaaacaatcagttcttcaCGTTGACCCACTATCGCGATATTCGGGTGGCCAGTGTTGAGAAATGCTTAGATGCCTCTGAGGATGAGTCAGAGGTTATCCTGTTCAATTGCCATGAATCCCAGGGAAACCAGCTCTGGCAGTATGACTTA GATAATCATTTGATTCGGCACGGCAAACCAGTTCGGAATCAGTGTCTCGATCTGGTTGGCAAAAAGGTAACTGTTTCCCGATGTGACCATCGCAAGAAGACCCAACGGTGGGAATGGGGTTTCGCCAACATTACTATGCTGAGAAATTGGGAGAAATATGGCGCAAAGCTACATGCGTAG
- the LOC128734886 gene encoding N-acetylgalactosaminyltransferase 6-like isoform X2 has translation MIITVLLIIHKYQSLSNFKKSLLYRYASDVPFFDGGPRNIDGIRVDWHDYAFIEYETEREGPGEHGKPVRLQRPEDVKLNKKLYKENGYSAVISDKIAIDRSIPDIRHPQCRQKRYLQDLPNVSVIIIFYNEHWSTLLRTIYSVLNRSPEHLLKEIILINDHSTKNFLWKPLRNFVESELAPKVKLIDLPERSGLITARLEGANVASGDVLIVLDSHTEVNVNWLPPLIEPIAQDYRTVVCPFIDVISHETFEYRSQDEGKRGAFDWKFYYKRLPLRPGDASDPTEPFESPVMAGGLFAISAKFFWELGGYDEGLDIWGGEQYELSFKIWQCGGRMVDAPCSRVGHVYRGHSPFPNPRGVNFVTRNFKRVAEVWMDEYKQFLYDRNPQFDKIDAGDLTEQKALREKLQCKPFKWFLEVVAPDLLLRYPLRDPLPFASGRIHSIANPRLCLDSLNHKAKQPIGVFGCADNKTHPQNNQFFTLTHYRDIRVASVEKCLDASEDESEVILFNCHESQGNQLWQYDLDNHLIRHGKPVRNQCLDLVGKKVTVSRCDHRKKTQRWEWGFANITMLRNWEKYGAKLHA, from the exons ATGATCATCACCGTGCTGCTCATCATCCACAAGTACCAGAGCCTATCGAATTTCAAAAAGTCACTTCTCTACCGGTACGCGAGTGATGTGCCATTTTTCGACGGCGGTCCTCGGAACATCGACGGCATACGGGTAGACTGGCATGACTATGCGTTTATCGAGTACGAAACCGAACGAGAAGGGCCGGGTGAGCACGGCAAACCGGTCAGATTGCAGCGACCCGAAGATGTCAAACTGAACAAGAAGCTGTACAAAGAGAATGGCTATTCAGCTGTAATCAGTGATAAGATCGCTATAGACCGATCGATACCCGACATTCGACATCCTCA GTGCCGACAGAAACGCTACCTGCAGGATTTACCGAATGTCAGTGTGATCATTATATTCTACAACGAGCATTGGAGCACATTGTTACGAACCATTTACAGTGTATTGAATCGATCTCCAGAGCATTTGCTCAAAGAAATCATACTGATCAACGACCATAGCACCAAAAATTTCCTCTGGAAACCACTACGTAATTTCGTAGAAAGTGAACTTGCCCCGAAGGTCAAACTAATTGACCTTCCGGAGCGGTCGGGGTTGATTACCGCCAGGTTGGAAGGAGCCAATGTTGCAAGCGGAGATGTACTGATCGTTCTTGATTCACATACCGAGGTTAATGTGAACTGGCTACCACCTTTGATCG AACCAATCGCTCAAGACTACAGGACGGTAGTGTGTCCGTTCATTGACGTAATCTCGCACGAAACTTTTGAATATCGTTCCCAGGATGAAGGCAAGCGTGGTGCATTCGATTGGAAGTTTTATTACAAACGTTTACCGTTAAGACCGGGCGACGCAAGCGATCCTACCGAACCGTTCGAAAGTCCTGTTATGGCTGGGGGTCTATTTGCAATTAGCGCCAAGTTTTTCTGGGAGCTTGGCGGTTACGATGAAGGCCTCGATATTTGGGGAGGTGAACAGTATGAATTGAGTTTCAAAATATGGCAATGTGGAGGCCGAATGGTGGATGCTCCGTGCTCCCGTGTTGGGCATGTGTACCGTGGCCATTCACCATTTCCAAACCCAAGAGGCGTAAATTTTGTGACAAGAAACTTCAAACGAGTGGCAGAGGTTTGGATGGACGAGTACAAACAGTTCCTGTACGATAGGAATCCTCAATTTGACAAAATCGATGCGGGAGACCTTACCGAACAGAAAGCATTGAGGGAAAAACTGCAGTGTAAACCTTTCAAATGGTTTCTAGAAGTAGTTGCCCCTGATCTATTGCTGCGGTATCCTTTGCGGGACCCGTTACCCTTTGCTTCGGGTCGAATTCACAGTATAGCCAATCCTAGGTTATGCCTTGATTCCTTGAATCATAAAGCTAAGCAGCCGATCGGAGTATTCGGTTGCGCGGACAACAAAACCCATCCgcaaaacaatcagttcttcaCGTTGACCCACTATCGCGATATTCGGGTGGCCAGTGTTGAGAAATGCTTAGATGCCTCTGAGGATGAGTCAGAGGTTATCCTGTTCAATTGCCATGAATCCCAGGGAAACCAGCTCTGGCAGTATGACTTA GATAATCATTTGATTCGGCACGGCAAACCAGTTCGGAATCAGTGTCTCGATCTGGTTGGCAAAAAGGTAACTGTTTCCCGATGTGACCATCGCAAGAAGACCCAACGGTGGGAATGGGGTTTCGCCAACATTACTATGCTGAGAAATTGGGAGAAATATGGCGCAAAGCTACATGCGTAG
- the LOC128738668 gene encoding N-acetylgalactosaminyltransferase 6-like — translation MRRNFRVLLKYALVGGFILLFLTLIIRSFNVVDRQSLFQGHLSPRQEPLVQHQKQGSFFNGSPKNALQKRIDWHDYQLIEQEKKRTGVGEHGISAHLEKKDEAMKDKLFKKNGFNAVLSDLISLNRSLPDIRHKGCRKKKYLTELPTVSVVVPFYNEHWSTLLRTASSVLLRSPPELISEIILVDDCSTKEFLKDQLDRYVTENMPKVKVVHLPERSGLITARLAGAKVATADVLIFLDSHTEANVNWLPPLLEPIAEDYRTCVCPFIDVIDWDTFEYRAQDEGARGAFDWKFYYKRLPLLPKDLANPTEPFESPVMAGGLFAISSKFFWELGGYDEGLDIWGGEQYELSFKIWQCGGRMYDAPCSRVGHIYRGYAPFGNPRKKDFLSRNYKRVAEVWMDEYKEFLYMRDRKKYDNTDAGDLSKQLAIREKLQCKPFKWFMEKVAFDLIEKYPPVEPPDFANGAIQSLSSPNLCVDTLSHGEKQTIGLFSCASDKIQPQPNQYFQLSWHRDLRIKFGELCWDVSESGQNAKILLFHCHGGQGNQLWRYDFDKQMIKQGKNNRCLDMDAGQKSVFVNPCNIENPNQKWKWGFVNITAMQSWETYGAKLID, via the coding sequence ATGCGTCGTAATTTTCGAGTACTGCTAAAGTACGCCCTGGTTGGAGGCTTCATTCTGCTCTTCCTAACGCTGATCATTCGATCGTTCAACGTGGTGGATCGGCAGAGTTTGTTCCAGGGACACCTATCACCACGGCAAGAGCCACTAGTGCAACATCAGAAGCAAGGATCCTTCTTCAATGGATCGCCGAAAAATGCACTCCAAAAACGGATCGATTGGCACGATTACCAGTTGATCGAACAGGAAAAGAAACGTACGGGAGTCGGAGAGCACGGCATATCTGCCCATCTGGAGAAAAAAGATGAAGCGATGAAGGATAAACTGTTCAAGAAGAATGGTTTCAATGCTGTATTGAGCGACTTGATTTCGTTAAATCGTTCGCTGCCAGATATTCGCCACAAAGGTTGCCGGAAGAAGAAGTATTTGACTGAACTACCAACGGTTAGTGTGGTGGTTCCATTCTATAATGAGCATTGGAGTACGCTTCTGAGAACGGCATCCAGTGTCTTGTTGAGGTCACCTCCGGAGCTTATCAGTGAGATAATTTTGGTGGACGATTGTAGTACTAAAGAGTTTCTGAAGGATCAATTAGACAGGTATGTCACGGAGAACATGCCGAAGGTTAAAGTAGTTCATTTACCTGAGCGGTCCGGTTTAATAACGGCTAGATTGGCTGGAGCGAAAGTAGCTACTGCTGATGTGTTAATTTTCTTGGATTCGCACACGGAAGCAAACGTAAATTGGCTACCACCATTGTTGGAGCCAATCGCGGAGGATTATAGGACCTGTGTTTGTCCGTTTATTGATGTAATTGATTGGGATACATTTGAGTATCGAGCCCAGGATGAAGGCGCGCGGGGTGCATTCGATTGGAAGTTTTACTACAAGAGGTTGCCGCTGTTGCCAAAAGATTTAGCGAACCCCACAGAACCTTTTGAAAGTCCTGTAATGGCGGGAGGATTGTTTGCGATAAGCTCAAAGTTCTTTTGGGAACTTGGTGGGTACGACGAAGGTTTGGATATATGGGGTGGTGAACAGTACGAGTTGAGCTTCAAAATTTGGCAGTGCGGAGGCCGGATGTATGATGCACCTTGTTCTCGCGTGGGTCATATCTATAGAGGGTATGCTCCTTTCGGAAATCCcaggaaaaaagattttctatcACGAAATTACAAGCGCGTTGCCGAAGTGTGGATGGATGAATAtaaagaatttctgtatatgaGAGATAGAAAGAAATACGATAACACTGATGCTGGAGATCTGTCTAAGCAGTTGGCTATTCGTGAGAAATTACAGTGCAAGCCGTTCAAATGGTTTATGGAAAAAGTTGCTTTCGATTTGATCGAAAAATACCCACCGGTTGAACCTCCGGACTTTGCCAACGGCGCAATTCAATCGTTGTCCAGTCCTAATCTCTGCGTTGATACGTTAAGTCATGGAGAGAAGCAAACAATCGGGTTGTTCTCCTGCGCTTCAGATAAAATTCAGCCACAACCTAATCAGTATTTCCAGCTGTCGTGGCATCGCGATTTGAGAATCAAATTCGGTGAACTTTGCTGGGACGTTTCGGAAAGTGGGCAGAACgcgaaaattttactattccaCTGTCACGGTGGACAGGGCAACCAGCTGTGGCGGTACGATTTTGATAAGCAAATGATTAAGCAGGGTAAGAACAATCGTTGCCTGGATATGGACGCTGGCCAAAAATCTGTATTCGTGAATCCTTGCAATATAGAGAATCCCAACCAGAAGTGGAAGTGGGGCTTTGTGAATATAACCGCCATGCAAAGTTGGGAGACGTACGGGGCAAAGTTAATCGACTGA
- the LOC128737715 gene encoding exosome complex component RRP43-like — MDLKTYKKIHPVKYYKDHIENNIRPDGREIGDLRPLAINFDSIKTADGSAIVKIGNTTVVCGIKAELAPPKATEPESGFLIPNIEISPLSSPKYRPGPPCEEAQVYTCSLADAILNSGCVNLKDLCITKEKLAWALYCDLICLDHDGCVFDASVVALVAALHTVKLPQLQHNADTDEREVLEGEDRVSLRLSSIPVTTSFAVFCGTIIADPTAEEEALATSTITITICDSTLSYINKSGGDPLEQQLLDQCIENAMKREKSVRSLIRKMMKSKK, encoded by the exons ATGGATTTGAAGACATACAA AAAAATTCATCCGGTGAAATACTACAAAGATCACATCGAGAATAACATTCGACCTGACGGTCGAGAAATAGGCGATCTGCGCCCGCTTGCAATAAATTTCGATTCAATTAAGACAGCCGATGGGTCTGCTATAGTAAAAATTGGAAACACTACTGTTGTGTGTGGTATCAAAGCTGAATTAGCGCCTCCTAAAGCGACAGAGCCGGAATCCGGATTCCTCATACCAAACATTGAGATATCACCTCTGTCATCGCCAAAGTATCGACCAGGACCACCGTGCGAAGAGGCACAAGTGTACACATGTTCCCTGGCTGATGCTATTCTTAATTCCGGTTGTGTCAATCTTAAGGATCTGTGCATCACTAAAGAAAAGTTGGCTTGGGCCTTGTACTGCGATTTGATTTGCTTGGATCATGATGGATGCGTGTTCGATGCATCGGTTGTTGCATTGGTTGCAGCTCTGCACACAGTAAAATTGCCACAGTTGCAACATAATGCGGATACAGACGAGCGCGAAGTGTTAGAGGGTGAGGACCGTGTGTCACTGCGTTTGAGCTCGATTCCGGTAACGACATCCTTCGCTGTATTTTGCGGCACTATCATTGCGGATCCTACGGCCGAAGAGGAAGCGCTGGCGACGTCGACAATCACGATTACTATCTGTGATTCCACGCTGAGCTACATCAACAAAAGCGGTGGCGATCCACTGGAACAGCAGCTACTTGATCAGTGCATTGAGAATGCTATGAAACGAGAAAAATCGGTTCGGTCGCTTATtcgaaagatgatgaaaagtaaaaagtag